Proteins encoded together in one Impatiens glandulifera chromosome 1, dImpGla2.1, whole genome shotgun sequence window:
- the LOC124921180 gene encoding protein KINESIN LIGHT CHAIN-RELATED 2-like: MNEQMPELAMDRGGGGIDTSIEQLYRNVCEMQSSSEQSPSSKSFLSYGQESRIDSELRYLSGVGGFTEVVDQTPKKENGLKTVTFPKNKCLPRVASLPSPQSKRLPTLPSADSSSPRGSPKTKPLRNVKNTQKPISKIENGPYLLKQVRELISSGGNIQTALELSLKALRAFENDESLDGKPNLDMVMCMHIIAAIYSNMGQYNDVIPVLERAIEIPSLEEGQNHALAKFAGCMQLGDTYSMLGQIENSILCYTAGLEIQRQILGEKDSRLGETCRYVAEAHLQALQFDEAEKLCQLALEIHKINESPASLEEAADRRLMGLISYSKGDYESALNHYVLASMAMSANGQEAETAAIDCSIGDSYLSLSRFDEAVFSYQKALTVFKSTKGENHPSVASVFIRLADLYHRCGRISEAKSYCENALRIYSKPVKGSLSQEITCGLIDVSAIYESMSEPEQALKLLQKALNIHTNGLGQHSAIVGIEAQMGVLYYMIGNYSDSYKSFKDSITKFREIGEKKSALFGIALNQMGLACVQLYAIKEAADAFEEALHILENEYGPYHPDTLAVYSNLAGTYDALGRSSEAIEILEYLVEMREDKLGTANPDVDDEKRRLAELLKEAGQVRRRKSKSLETLLDSNWQNIATLKGGAKLSSIIYLEG; this comes from the exons atgaatgaacaGATGCCTGAGCTAGCTATGGATAGAGGAGGAGGAGGTATCGACACTTCCATTGAGCAGCTCTACCGCAATGTCTGCGAGATGCAGAGCTCATCCGAACAATCCCCGTCAAGTAAAAGCTTTCTATCATATGGACAAGAATCAAGAATAGACTCTGAATTACGCTATCTATCTGGGGTAGGCGGCTTTACAGAGGTTGTTGATCAGACTCCTAAGAAAGAAAACGGACTTAAAACAGTAACTTTTCCGAAAAATAAATGTCTCCCAAGGGTTGCATCATTGCCTTCTCCACAATCAAAGAGGCTCCCAACCCTTCCATCTGCAGATTCATCATCACCAAGAGGTAGTCCCAAGACCAAGCCTCTTCGTAACGTTAAGAATACCCAAAAGCCAATTTCAAAGATCGAAAACGGGCCATATTTGCTGAAACAAGTGAGGGAATTGATTTCTTCGGGCGGGAATATTCAAACTGCACTCGAATTGTCTCTTAAAGCATTGAGAGCATTTGAGAATGATGAATCCTTAGATGGGAAACCCAATCTGGACATGGTCATGTGTATGCATATTATAGCAGCGATTTACTCTAACATGGGACAATATAACGACGTGATTCCTGTTCTTGAACGGGCGATTGAGATACCATCTCTCGAGGAAGGCCAAAATCATGCACTTGCGAAATTCGCTGGATGCATGCAGTTGGGAGATACTTATTCCATGCTTGGTCAGATTGAAAACTCAATTCTTTGTTATACTGCTGGGTTAGAGATTCAAAGACAAATCCTTGGGGAGAAGGATTCTAGACTTGGTGAAACCTGCAGGTACGTAGCTGAAGCTCATCTTCAAGCACTTCAATTCGACGAGGCTGAAAAGCTTTGTCAATTGGCTCTTGAAATTCACAAAATAAACGAGTCTCCAGCTTCCCTAGAAGAGGCAGCCGATAGGAGACTAATGGGGCTTATATCCTATTCAAAAGGAGATTACGAATCTGCCCTTAACCATTATGTCTTAGCCAGCATGGCAATGTCAGCTAATGGCCAAGAAGCCGAAACAGCAGCCATTGACTGCAGCATCGGAGACTCGTATCTATCCTTGTCTAGATTCGATGAAGCTGTTTTCTCTTACCAGAAAGCCTTGACAGTTTTCAAATCAACCAAAGGAGAAAACCATCCGTCTGTTGCTTCTGTTTTTATCCGTTTGGCAGATTTATACCACAGGTGTGGGAGAATAAGTGAGGCAAAATCTTACTGTGAAAATGCACTTAGAATTTATTCAAAACCGGTTAAAGGGAGTCTTTCGCAAGAGATAACATGTGGGCTTATCGACGTTTCTGCAATATATGAATCAATGAGTGAACCCGAGCAAGCTTTGAAACTACTTCAAAAGGCTTTGAACATACACACGAATGGGTTAGGCCAGCATAGTGCAATTGTGGGAATAGAGGCTCAAATGGGTGTACTATACTATATGATTGGGAACTACTCTGATTCTTACAAATCATTTAAAGATTCCATAACTAAATTTAGGGAGATTGGAGAAAAGAAATCTGCTCTGTTTGGTATTGCTCTTAACCAAATGGGACTAGCTTGTGTTCAACTTTATGCCATTAAAGAAGCTGCAGATGCGTTTGAAGAGGCCTTGCATATCTTGGAAAATGAATATGGGCCATATCATCCAGACACACTGGCAGTTTATAGCAATCTTGCTGGCACATACGATGCTTTGGGAAG gtCAAGTGAGGCGATTGAAATTCTGGAATATCTTGTTGAGATGAGAGAAGATAAGCTCGGGACAGCGAATCCTGATGTTGACGACGAAAAGAGAAGACTTGCAGAGTTGCTTAAAGAGGCTGGGCAGGTAAGAAGGAGGAAATCAAAGTCTTTAGAAACGTTGCTTGATTCGAATTGGCAAAATATCGCCACATTAAAGGGTGGTGCCAAATTGAGTAGTATTATTTACTTGGAAGGGTGA
- the LOC124921181 gene encoding uncharacterized protein LOC124921181 isoform X2, with translation MEKDKDAFYVVKKGDVLGVYTSFKDVQSMLGSNEYDPSISVHKGNNLSKEAEKYLASHGLKNATYSVGVNEMDDKLFGQLVSCPLQESEGANAFSPRKQPRLQNLMEPSAVSSSGPYMGNLGLTGADSLLSNGDNMDSCTLEFDGASKGNPGLAGAGAILRANNGNMVFKLREGVGIATNNVAEYRAVILGLNYAVKRGCKQIRVLGDSKLVVMQVQGLWKTKNPNMAKLCEVAKELKDKFTSFHIQHIERALNSEADAQANLAVSLRDGEVQVECDKK, from the exons ATGGAGAAAGATAAAGATGCTTTTTACGTTGTGAAGAAGGGGGATGTTTTAGGTGTTTACACAAGCTTCAAGGATGTCCAGTCCATGCTTGGCTCTAAT GAGTATGATCCTTCAATAAGTGTACACAAAGGTAACAACCTGAGTAAGGAAGCTGAAAAGTACCTTGCCTCTCATGGCCTGAAGAATGCAACTTATTCGGTTGGGGTTAATGAAATGGATGACAAGCTTTTTGGCCAACTTGTTTCCTGCCCTTTACAG GAGAGTGAGGGAGCAAATGCATTTTCACCAAGAAAACAACCCAGGTTGCAGAATTTAATGGAACCTTCGGCAGTATCTTCTTCT GGACCTTATATGGGGAATCTTGGACTAACTGGTGCAGATTCATTACTTAGCAATGGTGATAATATG GATTCTTGTACACTTGAGTTTGACGGTGCTTCCAAAGGGAATCCTGGATTAGCTGGTGCAGGTGCAATACTGCGTGCAAATAATGGTAATATG GTGTTTAAATTACGTGAAGGTGTTGGGATTGCAACTAATAATGTTGCTGAATATAGAGCTGTCATTTTAGGCTTGAATTATGCAGTTAAGAGAGGATGTAAGCAAATTCGTGTCCTTGGAGACTCGAAACTCGTCGTTATGCAG GTTCAGGGTTTATGGaaaaccaaaaacccaaacATGGCTAAACTATGTGAGGTGGCTAAGGAGCTCAAGGATAAATTCACATCGTTTCATATTCAACATATCGAAAGG GCGCTGAATTCTGAAGCTGATGCCCAAGCAAATCTTGCTGTAAGTCTAAGAG aTGGTGAAGTTCAAGTGGAATGTGACAAGAAATAG
- the LOC124921181 gene encoding uncharacterized protein LOC124921181 isoform X1, which produces MEKDKDAFYVVKKGDVLGVYTSFKDVQSMLGSNEYDPSISVHKGNNLSKEAEKYLASHGLKNATYSVGVNEMDDKLFGQLVSCPLQEPTLSKGKAVDQIRLVKRVQESEGANAFSPRKQPRLQNLMEPSAVSSSGPYMGNLGLTGADSLLSNGDNMDSCTLEFDGASKGNPGLAGAGAILRANNGNMVFKLREGVGIATNNVAEYRAVILGLNYAVKRGCKQIRVLGDSKLVVMQVQGLWKTKNPNMAKLCEVAKELKDKFTSFHIQHIERALNSEADAQANLAVSLRDGEVQVECDKK; this is translated from the exons ATGGAGAAAGATAAAGATGCTTTTTACGTTGTGAAGAAGGGGGATGTTTTAGGTGTTTACACAAGCTTCAAGGATGTCCAGTCCATGCTTGGCTCTAAT GAGTATGATCCTTCAATAAGTGTACACAAAGGTAACAACCTGAGTAAGGAAGCTGAAAAGTACCTTGCCTCTCATGGCCTGAAGAATGCAACTTATTCGGTTGGGGTTAATGAAATGGATGACAAGCTTTTTGGCCAACTTGTTTCCTGCCCTTTACAG GAACCAACTTTGTCTAAAGGAAAAGCTGTTGACCAAATTCGTCTAGTAAAACGAGTGCAA GAGAGTGAGGGAGCAAATGCATTTTCACCAAGAAAACAACCCAGGTTGCAGAATTTAATGGAACCTTCGGCAGTATCTTCTTCT GGACCTTATATGGGGAATCTTGGACTAACTGGTGCAGATTCATTACTTAGCAATGGTGATAATATG GATTCTTGTACACTTGAGTTTGACGGTGCTTCCAAAGGGAATCCTGGATTAGCTGGTGCAGGTGCAATACTGCGTGCAAATAATGGTAATATG GTGTTTAAATTACGTGAAGGTGTTGGGATTGCAACTAATAATGTTGCTGAATATAGAGCTGTCATTTTAGGCTTGAATTATGCAGTTAAGAGAGGATGTAAGCAAATTCGTGTCCTTGGAGACTCGAAACTCGTCGTTATGCAG GTTCAGGGTTTATGGaaaaccaaaaacccaaacATGGCTAAACTATGTGAGGTGGCTAAGGAGCTCAAGGATAAATTCACATCGTTTCATATTCAACATATCGAAAGG GCGCTGAATTCTGAAGCTGATGCCCAAGCAAATCTTGCTGTAAGTCTAAGAG aTGGTGAAGTTCAAGTGGAATGTGACAAGAAATAG
- the LOC124921182 gene encoding peroxidase 31-like codes for MAAFQLLVVILSLYLSSIFFFLVESQLTLNYYQKSCPRFDQIMQETITNKQIKSPSTAAATLRLFFHDCFVQGCDASVLISSTPFNRAERDADINLSLPGDGFDVVVRSKIALELSCPGVVSCADILAFATRDLVRMIGGPYYSVKLGRKDSLTSKSTNVEGKLPRPTMTIDQLISVFASNGFSIQEMVAMSGAHTIGFSHCKEFSSGIYSYDRSYNPRFADALRKACGDYQKNPTLSVFNDIMTPNNFDNNYFKNLPKGLGLLASDRGLFSDQRTKPFVQLYAANQTAFFDAFGRAMEKLGENGVKTTMRDGEIRRRCDAFN; via the exons ATGGCGGCGTTTCAGCTGTTGGTCGTcattctctctctatatctatcatcaatcttcttcttcctcgttGAATCTCAGCTCACACTAAACTACTACCAAAAATCATGTCCAAGATTCGACCAAATAATGCAGGAAACCATCACCAACAAACAGATCAAATCTCCATCCACTGCCGCCGCCACTCTCCGTCTCTTCTTCCACGATTGTTTCGTCCAAGGCTGCGACGCCTCCGTCCTAATCTCCTCAACTCCATTCAACAGAGCAGAACGCGACGCCGACATTAACCTCTCCCTCCCCGGCGACGGTTTCGACGTCGTCGTCCGATCCAAAATCGCTCTCGAACTCTCCTGTCCCGGCGTCGTATCCTGCGCCGACATACTCGCCTTCGCCACCCGCGACCTAGTCAGAATGATCGGAGGACCCTATTACTCAGTTAAACTTGGCCGAAAAGACTCGTTAACTTCCAAATCCACCAACGTTGAAGGAAAATTGCCCAGACCGACTATGACCATTGATCAATTAATCTCCGTTTTCGCCTCCAATGGCTTCTCTATACag GAAATGGTTGCAATGAGCGGGGCTCATACGATTGGATTCTCTCACTGTAAGGAATTCAGTTCGGGAATATACAGTTACGATCGGAGTTATAACCCTAGATTCGCGGATGCGTTGAGGAAAGCCTGCGGCGATTACCAGAAGAATCCGACGCTATCGGTGTTCAACGATATAATGACGCCTAATAATTTCGATAACAATTACTTCAAGAATCTTCCAAAGGGATTGGGGCTTCTTGCATCTGATCGGGGCTTGTTCTCCGATCAGAGGACGAAGCCGTTCGTGCAGCTTTATGCGGCCAATCAGACGGCGTTCTTCGATGCGTTTGGTAGAGCCATGGAGAAGCTCGGTGAAAATGGAGTTAAGACGACGATGAGGGATGGAGAGATTAGACGAAGGTGCGATGCGTTTAATTGA
- the LOC124921183 gene encoding zinc finger AN1 domain-containing stress-associated protein 12 → MAGGGGTEAFPDLGKHCQFCKQLDFLPFHCDSCQKVYCLEHIPHKAHECQKSGINSRKVIVCQICSKSIETTGHDGEYEKAELHKHERSGDCDPKKKKKPTCPVKRCREALTFSNSSVCKNCGVKVCLNHRFPADHNCIRNDNTSVGLVKVGGVFNNGRFFSAFASRNAKDCAKEKDLTAGPSRTTPIKAH, encoded by the exons ATGGCAGGTGGAGGAGGAACAGAAGCGTTTCCAGATCTTGGAAAACACTGTCAATTTTGCAAGCAACTCGATTTTCTTCCATTCCACTGCGACTCTTGTCAAAAG GTCTATTGCTTGGAGCACATACCTCATAAGGCACACGAATGCCAGAAATCTGGAATCAACAGCCGGAAGGTCATCGTCTGCCAAATCTGTTCCAAATCAATCGAAACCACCGGTCACGACGGCGAATATGAGAAGGCGGAGCTCCACAAGCACGAGAGATCCGGCGATTGCGatccaaagaagaagaagaaaccaacCTGTCCTGTCAAACGGTGTAGGGAGGCTCTTACCTTCTCCAATTCCAGCGTCTGCAAGAATTGCGGCGTCAAAGTCTGCCTAAATCATCGGTTCCCGGCCGATCATAACTGCATCAGGAATGATAATACCTCCGTCGGCTTGGTCAAGGTCGGTGGTGTTTTCAACAATGGAAGATTTTTTTCTGCCTTTGCGTCCAGGAATGCCAAAGATTGCGCCAAAGAGAAGGATTTAACCGCCGGGCCGTCTCGTACAACCCCCATAAAAGCCCATTGA
- the LOC124921452 gene encoding ferredoxin-thioredoxin reductase catalytic chain, chloroplastic-like has product MTTLQASTSYRDGVLHFPSSPIRGASFPRFSRCVIFAKVKPSEKSVEIMRKFSEQYARKSDSYFCVDKGVTSVVIKGLAEHKDTLGAPLCPCRHYDDKNAEVAQGFWNCPCVPMRERKECHCMLFLTPENDFSGNEQTISMEEIQDSTAKFEARND; this is encoded by the exons ATGACAACTCTTCAAGCATCGACTTCCTACAGAGATGGCGTTCTTCATTTCCCGTCGTCGCCTATCAGAGGCGCTTCCTTTCCAAGATTCAGCCGTTGTGTCATCTTCGCTAAAG TAAAACCATCAGAGAAGTCTGTTGAAATAATGAGGAAGTTCTCTGAACAGTATGCACGCAAATCTGATTCATACTTTTGTGTTGACAAAGGTGTTACTTCTGTAGTTATCAAG GGATTAGCTGAACACAAGGATACATTAGGTGCTCCACTTTGTCCTTGTAG GCATTATGATGATAAAAATGCTGAGGTAGCCCAAGGCTTCTGGAACTGTCCATGTGTTCCTATGAGAGAAAG GAAGGAGTGTCATTGCATGCTTTTCCTCACACCTGAAAATGATTTTTCTGGCAATGAACAG ACTATTTCCATGGAAGAAATTCAAGATTCTACAGCAAAATTTGAAGCCCGGAACGACTGA
- the LOC124918704 gene encoding protein CREG1 yields the protein METKGLVNCFLLSLFLSFSFSFDRGVQGRLLSIYKPQPTDSVHFARWLVSQSSWGVLNTISSDLGGSPFGNVVSFSDGLPNKGHGIPYFYLTTLDPTASNALKDDRASFTISEFPIGTCGTADPENPTCAKITLTGKLKVVDGNNDEAEFAKTALFTKHQEMKDWPKGHNFQIFKLEIEDIFMINWYGGPKPVTVDQYLHAKENNSLYDA from the exons ATGGAAACCAAAGGATTGGTGAattgttttcttctttctttattcTTATCTTTCTCGTTTTCCTTTGATCGTGGTGTTCAAGGCCGATTACTCTCTATCTACAAACCCCAACCTACCGATTCTGTTCATTTTGCCCGCTGGCTTGTCTCTCAGAGCTCCTGGGGCGTCCTCAA TACAATTTCTAGTGATTTGGGTGGATCACCTTTTGG GAATGTGGTTTCATTCAGTGATGGATTACCTAACAAAGGACATGGGATTCCATATTTTTACTTGACAACACTTGACCCAACTGCTAGTAATGCTTTGAAAGATGACCGTGCTTCATTTACAATCAGTGAGTTCCCAATTGGAACTTGTGGAACTGCAGATCCTGAGAACCCCACTTGTGCTAAAATTACTCTTACAGGAAAG TTGAAGGTGGTTGATGGGAATAATGATGAAGCAGAATTTGCTAAAACCGCATTGTTTACAAAACATCAAGAGATGAAGG ATTGGCCCAAGGGTCATAATTTTCAGATCTTCAAACTAGAAATTGAAGATATATTCATGATTAATTGGTATGGTGGCCCTAAACCTGTTACTGTGGACCAATACCTACATGCTAAAGA GAATAACAGTCTATACGATGCCTAA
- the LOC124918703 gene encoding zinc transporter 5: MADHHHHHHHNHRPNRISVPPRAASTAAVTTTPSTARSYPQFSYPASTPTPTPSKHRLSSLSFSSVNRSSSTRRTTSFSFLFLLLFSLRSLYSLLPFLQSSPSSFSIFPFSFLVSLLSFLLTLIFSFFIPSSSSKDHHFLQKQSSINQSQWKLLISKSILLAIVFLLRFQALRYCGTAAMILAELSGNAAARFMAQSRKQSRDQIRSLKVGGFFALFIGLSMLSISWDRIECFPFSYVNINKIGFSLIPNNNCLRFWAMLLPFLSGFLGCYESISINWTRELGMKRVRLITLCLTTVLLFIPAVISMFVFEADGESISIRNLGWPLANTVIFGVLLSESCNEEKLTSSKGFFHREFLITFLCTLLLELFYFPELSLFGLLISGFLLWNAVRQLDSVYRVELGFENTESFHSSIMKPIRHILSERKSRKIALFLLINTAYMVVEFVAGFMSNSLGLITDACHMLFDCLALAIGLYASYISRLPANSQFNFGRGRFEVLSGYTNAVFLVLVGALIVLESIERILDPQEISTNSLLTVSIGGLLVNIIGLIFFHEEHHHAHGGVGSCSHSHSEQTHLDSNHHNHNEKDNHQHQPHDHDHHHDDHHHHPQDHDHHHDDNNHQHDHHHHHDDHKHDHKHDHDHHHDHDHHHDCGKHKVVEEKKPKRRKNEHKHIDHNMEGIFLHVLADTMGSVGVVISTLLIKYKGWMVADPACSIFISVLIISSVIPLLRNSAEILLQRVPRGQEQDLEDAVNEVMKIKGGICSVKKLHVWSFTNTDIVTTLQLSVNGDVDKADVKAEVLDVLGQAGLKDVTLQLECAR, encoded by the coding sequence ATGGCCGATCACCACCATCACCACCACCACAATCACCGCCCCAATCGTATCTCAGTTCCTCCACGCGCCGCCTCTACCGCCGCCGTGACGACGACTCCATCAACTGCAAGATCATATCCCCAATTCTCTTACCCTGCATCAACTCCAACCCCAACTCCTTCAAAACATCGtctctcttctctttccttTTCCTCCGTCAATAGATCATCATCGACAAGAAGAACAACATCCTTCTCTTTCCTTTTCCTCCTCCTATTCTCCCTCCGTTCCCTCTATTCTCTCCTTCCTTTCCTCcaatcttctccttcttctttctCAATCTTCCCTTTCTCCTTCCTTGTTTCTCTCCTATCTTTCCTCTTAACTCTAATCTTCTCTTTTTTCATCCCATCATCATCTTCCAAGGATCATCATTTCTTACAAAAACAATCTTCAATCAATCAATCTCAATGGAAACTTCTCATTTCCAAATCCATCCTGCTCGCTATCGTTTTTCTCCTCAGATTCCAAGCTCTTAGGTATTGCGGCACGGCCGCCATGATTCTCGCGGAGTTATCTGGAAATGCTGCCGCTCGCTTCATGGCCCAGAGCAGGAAACAGAGCCGAGATCAAATTAGATCGTTAAAGGTTGGTGGGTTTTTCGCTCTCTTTATTGGGTTATCTATGCTTTCAATTAGTTGGGATCGAATCGAATGCTTCCCATTTTCGTATGTCAATATCAACAAGATTGGATTCTCGCTGATTCCCAATAACAACTGTTTGAGATTTTGGGCAATGCTACTCCCATTCCTATCTGGATTCTTAGGCTGCTATGAAAGTATTTCAATTAATTGGACTAGGGAATTGGGAATGAAACGGGTTCGGCTAATCACTCTATGTCTGACTACAGTTTTGCTTTTCATTCCTGCTGTTATAAGTATGTTTGTATTTGAAGCAGATGGAGAGAGTATTTCCATTAGAAACCTCGGTTGGCCTTTAGCTAATACTGTAATTTTTGGTGTGTTATTGAGTGAGAGTTGCAATGAAGAGAAGTTGACATCTTCAAAGGGTTTCTTCCATAGAGAGTTTCTAATTACTTTTCTATGCACTCTTCTACTTGAGCTCTTCTACTTCCCTGAACTCTCACTTTTTGGATTATTAATCTCCGGGTTCCTCCTCTGGAACGCAGTTCGTCAACTAGATTCTGTTTATCGTGTTGAATTGGGTTTCGAGAACACTGAATCATTTCACTCTTCCATTATGAAACCAATCCGTCACATATTGAGCGAGAGAAAATCGCGAAAGATTGCTCTTTTCCTACTCATCAATACAGCATACATGGTTGTAGAATTTGTAGCTGGATTCATGAGCAATAGCCTAGGTTTGATAACAGATGCTTGTCATATGCTTTTTGATTGTTTAGCTCTCGCGATCGGTTTGTATGCTTCTTATATCTCCCGATTGCCAGCCAACAGTCAGTTCAACTTCGGTCGTGGCAGATTCGAGGTTTTGTCTGGTTATACGAATGCTGTTTTCTTAGTACTTGTTGGAGCTCTCATTGTGTTGGAATCAATTGAGAGGATTCTTGACCCTCAAGAAATCTCGACTAATAGTTTGTTGACCGTTTCTATTGGTGGCCTTCTTGTTAATATTATTGGTTTGATCTTCTTTCACGAAGAACATCATCATGCCCATGGTGGCGTCGGTTCCTGCTCCCATTCTCATTCTGAACAAACACACCTCGATTCCAATCATCACAATCACAATGAAAAAGACAATCACCAGCATCAGCCACATGATCACGACCATCATCATGACGATCACCATCATCATCCGCAAGATCACGACCATCATCATGACGATAACAATCATCAACATGATCACCATCACCATCATGACGATCACAAGCATGATCACAAGCATGATCACGACCATCATCATGATCATGACCATCATCATGATTGTGGAAAACATAAAGtggttgaagaaaaaaaaccgaaaaggaggaagaacgAGCATAAGCACATTGACCACAACATGGAAGGTATATTCTTGCACGTTTTAGCAGATACAATGGGAAGTGTGGGCGTGGTAATCTCGACACTCTTGATAAAGTACAAAGGATGGATGGTGGCAGACCCTGCCTGTTCAATTTTCATATCGGTGCTGATTATATCTTCTGTGATTCCACTATTAAGAAACTCAGCTGAAATTCTGCTTCAAAGAGTGCCTAGAGGACAAGAGCAGGATTTGGAAGATGCTGTAAATGAGGTTATGAAGATAAAAGGCGGTATATGCAGCGTTAAAAAGCTTCATGTATGGAGTTTTACTAATACAGACATTGTTACCACCCTTCAACTGTCTGTTAACGGGGATGTGGACAAGGCTGATGTAAAGGCGGAAGTTTTGGATGTATTAGGTCAGGCCGGGTTGAAGGATGTAACATTGCAGTTGGAATGTGCTCGATAG